A window from Kovacikia minuta CCNUW1 encodes these proteins:
- the glgP gene encoding glycogen/starch/alpha-glucan family phosphorylase, translated as MQTVPNIPLGCPTVQVEDDRTGSSIETLKRAFLDNLFYIQGKFPAIASKNDYYMALAYTVRDRLFHRWLNTAEMYTKTGSRTVCYMSAEFLMGPHLGNNLINLGIYAQVKQAIEELGLDFEELLDQEEEPGLGNGGLGRLAACYLDSLATVEIPAIGYGIRYEFGIFDQDIRDGWQVEITDKWLRFGNPWDVARPEWAVEVKFGGHTESFIDEHGHYRVRWVPFKVVRGIPYDTPISGYQVNTCNTLRLWAAEAPESFDFEAFNSGDYAGAVQQKVFSENISKVLYPNDNVSQGKQLRLEQQAFFVSCSLQDMIRILSVQKLPVEKFHEKFSIQLNDTHPSIAVAELMRLLMDEHGLEWDKAWEIVTKTFAYTNHTLLPEALERWPLSLFGSLLPRHLEIIYEINRRFLNDVRIKFPDDPDRIRRMSLVDESGGRYVRMANLACVGSFAINGVAELHTELLKRDVLHDFYEMYPEKFNNKTNGVTPRRFMVLSNPRLTNLITRKIGDNWIKYLDELKKLEAFVDDPEFRP; from the coding sequence ATGCAAACCGTACCGAACATTCCACTTGGGTGCCCCACTGTGCAAGTGGAAGATGACCGCACCGGGTCAAGCATCGAAACCCTCAAACGGGCTTTTCTAGATAACTTGTTTTATATTCAGGGCAAGTTTCCAGCGATCGCTTCCAAAAATGACTATTACATGGCACTGGCTTACACCGTGCGCGATCGCCTTTTCCACCGCTGGCTGAATACGGCGGAAATGTACACGAAGACGGGATCACGCACCGTCTGTTATATGTCGGCTGAGTTCCTGATGGGACCACACCTGGGCAACAACCTAATCAATCTGGGCATTTATGCTCAGGTGAAACAGGCGATCGAAGAACTGGGGCTGGACTTTGAAGAATTGCTCGATCAAGAAGAAGAACCTGGACTTGGCAATGGTGGTTTGGGGCGATTAGCAGCTTGTTACCTGGATTCCTTAGCAACGGTGGAGATTCCCGCGATCGGTTATGGAATTCGCTACGAATTTGGCATTTTTGACCAGGACATTCGTGATGGGTGGCAGGTCGAAATTACTGACAAATGGCTGCGTTTCGGCAATCCCTGGGATGTTGCCCGTCCAGAATGGGCAGTCGAAGTAAAATTTGGAGGTCACACCGAATCCTTCATTGATGAGCACGGTCATTATCGGGTGCGCTGGGTTCCCTTCAAGGTTGTGAGAGGAATTCCCTATGACACCCCAATCTCAGGCTATCAGGTGAATACCTGCAATACCCTGCGACTGTGGGCAGCGGAAGCTCCCGAATCCTTTGACTTTGAGGCATTCAATTCGGGTGATTACGCTGGCGCAGTGCAACAAAAGGTGTTTTCGGAAAACATCTCAAAAGTGCTGTACCCAAATGACAATGTGTCCCAAGGTAAGCAACTACGGCTGGAACAGCAAGCCTTCTTTGTCTCCTGTTCCTTGCAGGACATGATCCGCATTTTGTCGGTTCAAAAGCTACCCGTGGAAAAGTTCCATGAGAAGTTTTCGATTCAATTGAATGACACCCATCCGTCGATCGCCGTTGCTGAACTGATGCGATTGTTAATGGATGAACATGGCTTAGAGTGGGACAAAGCCTGGGAAATTGTCACGAAAACCTTTGCCTACACCAACCATACCCTCTTGCCAGAAGCCTTAGAGCGCTGGCCCCTCAGCTTGTTTGGTAGCCTTTTGCCACGTCACCTGGAAATTATTTACGAAATTAATCGTCGCTTTTTGAATGATGTCCGGATCAAATTTCCCGACGATCCAGATAGAATCCGGCGCATGTCTCTGGTAGATGAAAGTGGTGGGCGGTACGTTCGCATGGCAAACCTGGCTTGTGTCGGAAGCTTTGCCATCAATGGGGTGGCAGAGCTTCACACCGAACTGCTCAAGCGTGATGTCTTACACGACTTCTATGAAATGTATCCAGAGAAGTTTAATAATAAAACCAATGGTGTAACTCCCCGACGCTTCATGGTGTTGAGCAATCCCAGGTTAACCAATCTGATTACCCGCAAGATTGGCGACAACTGGATTAAGTATTTGGACGAATTGAAGAAACTGGAAGCCTTTGTAGACGACCCGGAGTTTCGGCCATGA